From Pseudorca crassidens isolate mPseCra1 chromosome 7, mPseCra1.hap1, whole genome shotgun sequence, a single genomic window includes:
- the LOC137228270 gene encoding LOW QUALITY PROTEIN: protein SET-like (The sequence of the model RefSeq protein was modified relative to this genomic sequence to represent the inferred CDS: substituted 1 base at 1 genomic stop codon): MKTDLFELMEEPPACPLPPPPLQKEQQEAVEHIDEVQNEIDRLNEQASEEILKVEQKYNKLRQPIFXKRSELIAQIPNFGGATFANHPQVSALLGEEDKEALHYLTRVEVTEFEDIKSGYRIDYYFDENPYFENKVLSKEFHLNESGDPSSKSTEIKWKSGKDLTKRSSQTQNKASRKRQHEDPESFFTWFTDHSDAGADELGEVIKDDIWPNPLQYYLVPDMDDEEGEGEDDDDDDEEEEGLEDIDEEGGEDEGEEDADDDEGEGGEEDEEKMTNGTLMDSNLPVLIFSSPREQVAVFFFFFSSFSSCAQLPCF, encoded by the coding sequence AGCCGCCAGCGTGCCCGCTGCCGCCGCCTCCCCTCCAGAAAGAACAGCAGGAAGCAGTTGAACATATTGATGAAGTACAAAATGAAATAGACAGACTTAACGAACAAGCCAGTGAGGAGATTCTGAAAGTAGAACAGAAATATAACAAACTCCGccaaccaattttttaaaagaggtcGGAATTGATCGCCCAAATCCCAAATTTTGGGGGAGCAACGTTTGCTAACCATCCACAAGTGTCTGCACTGCTTGGGGAGGAGGACAAAGAGGCGCTGCATTATTTGACAAGAGTCGAAGTGACAGAATTTGAAGATATTAAGTCAGGTTACAGGATAGATTATTATTTTGATGAAAACCCTTACTTCGAAAATAAAGTTCTCTCCAAAGAATTTCATCTGAATGAGAGTGGTGATCCATCTTCAAAGTCCACTGAAATCAAATGGAAATCCGGAAAGGATTTGACAAAACGTTCAAGTCAAACGCAGAATAAAGCCAGCAGGAAGAGACAGCATGAGGACCCAGAAAGCTTCTTCACCTGGTTTACCGATCATTCTGATGCAGGTGCAGATGAGTTAGGAGAGGTCATCAAAGATGATATTTGGCCAAATCCATTACAGTACTACTTGGTCCCGGACATGGATgatgaggaaggggaaggagaagatgatgatgatgatgatgaagaggaagaaggattGGAAGATATTGATGAAGAAGGGGGTGAGGATGAAGGTGAAGAAGATGCAGATGATgatgagggggagggaggagaggaagatgagGAGAAGATGACTAATGGAACACTGATGGATTCCAACCttcctgttttaattttctcCAGTCCCCGGGAGCAAgttgcagtcttttttttctttttttcctccttctcctcttgtgCTCAGTTGCCCTGTTTCTGa